The Lycium ferocissimum isolate CSIRO_LF1 chromosome 1, AGI_CSIRO_Lferr_CH_V1, whole genome shotgun sequence genome includes a region encoding these proteins:
- the LOC132063495 gene encoding uncharacterized protein LOC132063495 codes for MVKGKLTSWEDKFSLVQFAYNRVIHSTIGMSPFEAVYGFNPLTPLDLTPLFQDVVLSLDGNKRAESMKKLHEKVWVHFRKERFPNKRNTKLIPREDGPFEVLELLNDNSYKIDLPPEYQVHNTLNACDLSPMDVDDGDPLNLRTNSFQEGENDTIQVASRPFTRIQARELQALRRLFMKRDTLEYTLEPSRGFQVLMIAWEDGMEKSEEYGYAYKEANT; via the exons ATGGTTAAGGGAAAATTAACATCTTGGGAGGATAAATTTTCTTTAGTTcaatttgcatataatagagTCATTCATAGTACTATTGGCATGTCTCCATTTGAGGCTGTTTATGGTTTTAACCCACTAACCCCTCTAGATCTCACCCCTTTGTTTCAAGATGTTGTTTTGAGTTTAGATGGAAACAAAAGGGCCGAGTCCATGAAGAAGTTGCATGAGAAG GTTTGGGTACATTTTCGCAAGGAAAGGTTTCCCAACAAAAGGAATACCAAGTTGATTCCTAGAGAAGATGGTCCATTTGAGGTTCTTGAGCTACTCAATGACAATTCATACAAGATTGACCTTCCTCCGGAATATCAAGTTCATAACACCTTAAACGCGTGTGATCTCTCACCTATGGACGTGGATGATGGTGACCCCTTAAATTTAAGGACAAATTCTTTTCAAGagggggagaatgatacaatcCAAGTTGCATCAAGGCCCTTCACAAGGATCCAAGCTCGTGAGCTTCAAGCATTGCGAAGGTTGTTCATGAAGAGGGACACACTTGAGTACACTCTTGAGCCTTCCCGGGGATTCCAAGTGTTGATGATTGCATGGGAGGACGGAATGGAGAAGAGTGAAGAATATGGCTATGCATACAAAGAGGCTAATACTTAA